Below is a genomic region from Azospirillum brasilense.
CGGCACCGCCGCAACCGGCACCACCCAATGGGCAACCCGCCGGACAGCGGCCGAACATCCTGGTCATCTGGGGGGACGACATCGGCACCTGGAACATCAGCCACAACAGCCGCGGGGCGATGGGCTATCGCACGCCGAACATCGACCGCATCGCGCAGGAAGGCGTGGCCTTCACCGACTATTACGGTCAGCAGAGTTGCACCGCCGGCCGCGCGGCCTTCCTGGGAGGAACGGTGCCGGTGCGGACCGGCATGACCAAGGTCGGCCTCCCCGGCGCCAAGGAAGGCTGGCAGACGAGCGATCCGACCATCGCCGCCCTGCTGAAGGCCCAGGGCTATGCAACAGGGCAATTCGGCAAGAACCACTTCGGCGATCGCGACGAGCACCTGCCGACCGCGCACGGCTTCGATGAATTCTTCGGCAACCTCTATCATCTCAACGCGGAAGAGGAGCCCGAAAACATCGATTACCCGAAGAACCCCGAGTTCCGGAAGCGCTTCGGACCGCGCGGCGTCATCAAGGCGACCGCCGACGGCCCGATCGAGGATACCGGCCCCCTAACCAAAAAGCGCATGGAGACCATCGACGAGGAGACGGCGTCGGCGGCGCTCGACTTCATTGATCGCCAAGTAAAGGCTGGGAAACCGTTTTTCTGCTGGTGGAACGCCACGCGCATGCATTTCCGCACGCACGTCAAGGAAGCGAACCGCGGCAAGTCTGGTCAGGACGAGTACAGTGACGGCATGGTCGAGCACGACGCCATGGTCGGAACGTTTCTCAAGAAGCTCGACGAGCTCGGCATCACCGACAACTCCATCGTGCTCTACTCGACCGACAACGGCCCACACTACAACACCTGGCCCGACGCCGGCACCACCCCCTTCCGCAGCGAGAAGAACTCCAACTGGGAGGGTGCGTACCGCGTGCCGGCCTTTGTTCGCTGGCCCGACCACTTTCTCCAGGGCGAGACGGTCAACGGCATCGTCGCCCACGAGGACTGGATGGTGACCTTCCTGGCCGCCGCCGGGATGCCGGATGTCAAGGAGCGCCTGTTGAAGGGCGACAGCTTTGCGGGCCGGCAATACCGAGCGCATCTGGACGGGTACAACATGCTGGATTACTTGAGCGGCAAAACCAAGGAATCGCCGCGCAAGGAATTCTGGTACGTCAACGACGATGGGCAAATCGTGGCCGCCCGGTACGAGGATTGGAAGGTCGTGTTCCTGGAAAACCGCGGCCAAGCCTTCGGCGTCTGGCGTGAGCCGTTCACCGAGTTGCGCGTACCGCTCTTGTTCCACCTGCGGCGCGACCCCTTCGAGAAGGCGCAGCACAACGCCAACACCTACAACGACTGGTTTCTCGATCGAGCCTTCGTCCTCGTGCCAATCCAGGGCCTCGCGGCGCAGTTCCTCCAGAGCATGAAGGACTATCCACCGAGCCAGAGTCCGGGTTCCTTCAACCTGAGCAAGATCGAGGCGAAACTGCGCGAGGCGCAGTGATCAACCACGGCACCCCGGTCGTCATCCTTGTCGGGTGGCGGCCGGGCTTGCTGCGACGGCTCCAGGCAAGGGGGGCACATGATTGGCGACCCTTCGGTCGCCCATCGCACCCTTCGTGGAGGCGCTTGTATCCATCGTGTTTGGCGTTGGCGTGCATGGAACGTCCCCTCGAAAACGATTCCAAGGCGCTCCACTGGAACGAAAGAGCTGCTTACCGTCATCGCGGCGATCTTAGCCGTGAAGGCAAAGTGACCGTTTCCAGGAGCCTGTCGGTGGACGAGGACCGCATTACCATTCCGACGCTGATTGGGGCGTTGTTCCACGATCTCTCGCCGGACAAGGAACCCAGAATTCCGATGCTGGGAGAGAAGCGGGAGTTGCAACAGCTCGTCCATCGCGGCCGCAAGCCGGTGGCCCTGTTCGTCGATGAGGCGCATGACCTGCACGGCAAGACGCTGATCGGCTGGAAGCGGCTGATGGACGTGATCACCGATGGCGGCGGCATGCTATCGGTGGTGCTGGTTGGGCATCCTACAAGCTGTGCAACGACCCACGGCGGCCGACCATGGAAGAGATCCGCTACCGCACCGTCATCTTCGAGTTCAACGGTATGGCCAATCACCAGGTTCCCTACATCCGCCGACTGCTCGCGACCTGCGCGGCCGAAGGCGTCGGGCTCGGCGACATGATCGAAGCGCGCACCCAGGAGCTTGCCCAAAGCATGCGAGCGGCCGGCCTGCCAAGCTGATCGCGATAAATTATCCCGTCTCGCGCAATGAGGGTACGATCTCAGATAATTCAGGTTTTCTGGGAGCGAGGCTCTCACCGATTGTGGGCCGGAAATGACCGATAAAATCAAGTTGGACCGTCGATGATTGCGGGCCGCTACAGCTACCGGGCTCTACCGGGAGAGCACAGCGGCTTGCAGCCGGCGCACCAGACCGGTCAAGGCCGCGCGGCGCTCCTCCCCGGACCGATTGTCGGTCAGCGTTTCCTCATGGATGCGCGTCGTCAGCGCGGACAGCTGGTCTGTGAAGCCGGCGCGGTGCTTCTCGTCGAAGAAGGGCAGAAAGACATCGGAGACGCCGAGGCGGCGGCTCAACTCTTCGATGGGCAGAACTCTGACCGGGCCGTGCCGGCGCTCCACATCCGCGAATCCCTGGATCAGGGCGATCTGGTCGAGGAAATAGGCCATGTTGCGCTGTCGCATCCAATGCAGAAGGGCAGTGGCCGTGCGCTCCAGAACCTCCCGTGTGGATTCGTTTGGGCGCAGCACGATCAGTCCGTTGCTGATGGTGTTGTAGAGATAGTCCAGGCTGTCCGGCCGATGGATGAGCATCGCCTCCTCATCCGGCGCCATGGCCTCGACAAGGCGACGCGGGTCGATCGGCAGCAGGGCGTCGATGTCGATCATCACCAGCGGTGGGCGCCCATGGAGGTCCAGCACGTCCGGTGCCCTCATCAGCCGCAGGCAGGTGTAGAGGGTGCGCCGGCTGATCGGATCGAGATCCGGCGGCGTCCGTTCCGTGCTGACGGTCAGGCGGCAGCGCCGCAGCAACGCCCGCAGGCCGGCGACCACCTCCGCGATGTCGGGGCCGGGGTCCGCGACGTGGATGTGCATCCGTTGCCCCTCGCCGCAGAAGGCATCCACCGTCAGCAGAAGGGGGGCCGCGAACAGCTTCAGGAAACGGTCGTCGCAGGCGGCGAACAGGAGAGGTCCCACGCCGCCGGCGGCCGGTTCCGATTGGAAGCCGGCCCGGTAGTCCGCAAGCTCCGCCAGCGGCACCGACCGGCAGAGGGCATCGAATTCGTCGCCGAAGGTGACGTGGCGCAGGAAGGGCAGGGCGGGGACCAGCGCCTTCAGCATTGCCCGGCCCGCCTCCTCGCTCCCCGGCATCCGCAGGAGCAGCGAACCGCGCAGAAAGTCGATCCAGGGCAGCAACTCCCGGTTTTCGATCGCCGCCGCCTGGCGGAAGTGGTCGAGCGCCCGCTTTGCGGCGTCCGGTTGCCCCGCCCCGATCCGGTCGTTCGCCACATGCATGGCGATGTACACAGGGGCTTTCCAGAACAGATGCTCCGCCCGCGCCGCGGCCATCATGCCATGGGCATGGGCGGCGAGAGCGGAGCCATTGTCTCCGCGTGCATCGAGAAGGGCTGCGTTTTCCCAAGCCGTATGGTTTGTGGGCTGCAGGGCCGCCGAGTCCCCGTAGGCCGCTGCGGCCCGGTCGGCATCGCCCGCCGCCTGCGCCGCCTCGGCCAAGTGAAATCGGTCCTGCGCGTCGTCGGGACGCAACCGGACCACCCGCGCGAGCAGGGCGCTGGCCCGGTCCGCCTGTCGCGCCGACAACAGGGCCAGCCCCAGTCCGGACAGCACCGCCGGTGCCGATGGATCGAGCGCTGCCGCCGCTTGGAACGTGGGAATGGCAGCCCCGGAGTCGCCCGCTCTCTGGAGGGTCAAGGCCAGATTGAAGGCCGCGAAGGGAGCCGCCGGGCGGAGCCGGAAGGCCCGGCGGTAGGCCGTCAGGGTGGTGTCGGACGGCTTGGGCTCGCCCGTCGCGCACCCGGCCGCGTCCAGTTCGGCGGTCGTGTGGGCGATCCCCTCTTGGGCGGCGCCGTCACCCGGATTGATGATCTGGGCGGTGCGGTAGGCGGCCAAGGCC
It encodes:
- a CDS encoding arylsulfatase → MSSKEHSGNQAPPKTPDGGKPNRRNVLLAGTAMLAVTAVGPDASGQPASAPPQPAPPNGQPAGQRPNILVIWGDDIGTWNISHNSRGAMGYRTPNIDRIAQEGVAFTDYYGQQSCTAGRAAFLGGTVPVRTGMTKVGLPGAKEGWQTSDPTIAALLKAQGYATGQFGKNHFGDRDEHLPTAHGFDEFFGNLYHLNAEEEPENIDYPKNPEFRKRFGPRGVIKATADGPIEDTGPLTKKRMETIDEETASAALDFIDRQVKAGKPFFCWWNATRMHFRTHVKEANRGKSGQDEYSDGMVEHDAMVGTFLKKLDELGITDNSIVLYSTDNGPHYNTWPDAGTTPFRSEKNSNWEGAYRVPAFVRWPDHFLQGETVNGIVAHEDWMVTFLAAAGMPDVKERLLKGDSFAGRQYRAHLDGYNMLDYLSGKTKESPRKEFWYVNDDGQIVAARYEDWKVVFLENRGQAFGVWREPFTELRVPLLFHLRRDPFEKAQHNANTYNDWFLDRAFVLVPIQGLAAQFLQSMKDYPPSQSPGSFNLSKIEAKLREAQ
- a CDS encoding tetratricopeptide repeat protein; the encoded protein is MNAPIPSETLLANAVALHRTGRLVEAEPLYRTLLERQPGHPDVLHLLGVLRSQAGDPAEGVSLITDAIARRSNVAAYHSNLALALKALGRFDDAEAALRSGLALAPGAGPLIALGGLWRAGGRHAEALAAYRTAQIINPGDGAAQEGIAHTTAELDAAGCATGEPKPSDTTLTAYRRAFRLRPAAPFAAFNLALTLQRAGDSGAAIPTFQAAAALDPSAPAVLSGLGLALLSARQADRASALLARVVRLRPDDAQDRFHLAEAAQAAGDADRAAAAYGDSAALQPTNHTAWENAALLDARGDNGSALAAHAHGMMAAARAEHLFWKAPVYIAMHVANDRIGAGQPDAAKRALDHFRQAAAIENRELLPWIDFLRGSLLLRMPGSEEAGRAMLKALVPALPFLRHVTFGDEFDALCRSVPLAELADYRAGFQSEPAAGGVGPLLFAACDDRFLKLFAAPLLLTVDAFCGEGQRMHIHVADPGPDIAEVVAGLRALLRRCRLTVSTERTPPDLDPISRRTLYTCLRLMRAPDVLDLHGRPPLVMIDIDALLPIDPRRLVEAMAPDEEAMLIHRPDSLDYLYNTISNGLIVLRPNESTREVLERTATALLHWMRQRNMAYFLDQIALIQGFADVERRHGPVRVLPIEELSRRLGVSDVFLPFFDEKHRAGFTDQLSALTTRIHEETLTDNRSGEERRAALTGLVRRLQAAVLSR